One genomic segment of Cydia splendana chromosome 5, ilCydSple1.2, whole genome shotgun sequence includes these proteins:
- the LOC134790685 gene encoding eukaryotic initiation factor 4A, which yields MSYSPERRSEDWPEDSKNGPSKEPVSYDGPPGMEPEGALDTNWHQVVESFDDMNLKEELLRGIYAYGFEKPSAIQQRAIMPCIQGRDVIAQAQSGTGKTATFSISILQHIDTSIRECQALILAPTRELAQQIQKVVIALGDHLNAKCHACIGGTNVREDIRQLEGGVHVVVGTPGRVYDMITRRALRSNTIKLFVLDEADEMLSRGFKDQIHDVFKMLSADVQVILLSATMPDDVLEVSRCFMRDPIRILVQKEELTLEGIKQFFISIEMEEWKLETLCDLYDTLSIAQAVIFCNTRRKVDWLTESMHERDFTVSAMHGDMDQREREVIMRQFRTGSSRVLITTDLLARGIDVQQVSCVINYDLPTNRENYIHRIGRGGRFGRKGIAINFVTESDKRALKDIEDFYHTTITEMPSDVANLI from the exons ATGTCTTATTCACCTGAAAGAAG ATCAGAAGATTGGCCGGAGGATTCAAAGAATGGGCCATCTAAGGAACCAGTCAGTTACGATGGGCCTCCGGGCATGGAGCCCGAAGGAGCGTTGGACACAAATTGGCATCAAGTCGTGGAAAGCTTTGATGACATGAATTTGAAGGAAGAGTTATTACGAGGAATTTACGCTTATGGTTTCGAAAAGCCATCTGCAATCCAGCAACGCGCTATTATGCCTTGCATTCAAGGACGCGACGTTATAGCTCAGGCCCAGTCTGGAACTGGGAAAACTGCAACATTCTCCATTTCAATTTTGCAACATATTGATACTAGTATTCGTGAATGCCAAGCTCTAATTCTGGCGCCGACCAGAGAGCTAGCTCAGCAGATCCAAAAG GTGGTAATAGCTCTTGGTGATCACTTGAATGCTAAATGCCATGCTTGCATTGGAGGCACCAATGTGCGCGAGGATATTCGTCAGCTGGAAGGTGGTGTTCACGTGGTGGTGGGTACCCCTGGACGCGTGTACGACATGATTACCCGCCGTGCCCTCCGCTCTAACACCATTAAGCTGTTTGTGCTTGATGAAGCTGATGAAATGTTGTCCCGAGG TTTCAAAGACCAGATCCATGATGTATTCAAGATGTTGTCGGCTGATGTCCAAGTTATCCTACTGTCGGCTACCATGCCTGATGATGTGTTGGAAGTATCTCGATGCTTCATGAGAGACCCAATTCGTATTCTTGTGCAGAAAGAGGAG CTTACCCTAGAAGGTATTAAGCAGTTCTTTATCTCCATCGAAATGGAAGAGTGGAAATTGGAGACCCTGTGCGATCTGTACGATACTCTCTCCATCGCTCAGGCTGTTATTTTCTGCAATACCCGTCGCAAG GTAGACTGGCTGACCGAGTCGATGCACGAGCGTGACTTCACGGTGTCGGCCATGCACGGCGACATGGACCAGCGCGAGCGCGAGGTGATCATGCGGCAGTTCCGCACGGGCTCCTCCCGCGTGCTCATCACCACCGACCTGCTGGCGCGCGGCATCGACGTGCAGCAGGTCTCCTGCGTCATCAATTATGATCTTCCCACCAACCGCGAAAACTACATCCATCG AATTGGACGAGGTGGACGTTTCGGCCGTAAAGGAATTGCCATCAACTTTGTTACTGAATCAGACAAGAGGGCGCTGAAGGACATCGAGGACTTCTACCACACGACTATTACGGAAATGCCCAGCGACGTGGCCAACCTCATCTGA